One region of Dehalococcoidia bacterium genomic DNA includes:
- the moaA gene encoding GTP 3',8-cyclase MoaA, with the protein MPGICDGFQRGIDYLRISVTDRCNLRCIYCMPPGGVPLVSHQDILSYEEILMVVRAAVEIGMNKIRITGGEPLVRAGIADLIRMISAVEAILEISMTTNGILLHKYAAELAKAGLQRVNISLDTMKTDRFRQITRTGDLADVLRGMESAREAGLDPVKINVVPMQGINDDEIQDFALTTLEKGWHVRFIELMPLQGAAGLVPANLLRREIEKLGTLEPHYGMTGNGAAKYYRLPGAGGTVGFIEAVSEPFCNRCNRLRLSADGKLLPCLFSTDGIDVRAPLRRGATVHDIKQLLLDAIAAKPEMHRLSDNCAAHTRMSGIGG; encoded by the coding sequence ATGCCGGGAATATGCGATGGCTTTCAGAGGGGCATAGACTACCTGAGGATATCCGTCACCGACCGCTGCAACCTCAGATGCATCTACTGCATGCCGCCTGGAGGCGTCCCGCTTGTCTCGCACCAGGATATCTTAAGCTATGAAGAGATCCTTATGGTGGTGCGCGCAGCAGTGGAGATCGGCATGAATAAGATCCGGATCACGGGCGGCGAACCGCTGGTCAGAGCGGGCATAGCGGACCTGATACGCATGATCTCAGCGGTGGAAGCGATACTCGAGATATCGATGACCACCAACGGCATACTGCTGCATAAGTATGCGGCCGAGCTGGCAAAGGCAGGATTGCAGCGCGTTAATATCAGCCTGGACACGATGAAAACCGACCGCTTCAGACAGATAACACGCACAGGCGACCTGGCTGACGTGCTCAGGGGAATGGAGTCCGCCAGGGAAGCCGGACTGGACCCGGTCAAGATTAATGTGGTTCCCATGCAGGGTATCAACGACGACGAGATACAGGATTTCGCCCTTACGACGCTGGAAAAAGGGTGGCACGTGCGATTTATTGAGCTGATGCCGCTTCAGGGAGCGGCCGGCCTTGTTCCGGCCAATTTGCTGCGCCGGGAAATAGAGAAGCTGGGAACGCTTGAACCTCACTACGGCATGACCGGCAACGGCGCAGCAAAATACTATCGCTTGCCCGGGGCCGGCGGTACGGTGGGATTTATCGAGGCTGTCTCGGAGCCTTTTTGTAACCGCTGCAACAGGCTTAGACTGTCGGCAGACGGCAAATTGCTGCCCTGCCTCTTCTCCACAGACGGTATAGATGTACGAGCGCCTTTGCGCAGGGGCGCCACGGTTCACGATATTAAACAATTGCTGCTCGATGCTATTGCAGCCAAACCCGAGATGCACCGGCTGTCGGACAACTGCGCCGCGCATACCAGGATGTCAGGCATAGGGGGATAA
- a CDS encoding substrate-binding domain-containing protein, translating to MRTLLINPIRRSSISFIITCLLLGVMLAGCAPAAIQPAPADNTSSQSTATPIIPGKARFKIATTTSLYDTGLWNYLEPMFEKKANVELDIVYAGTGIALEYARRGDVDAVIVHDPAAEAKFIAEGYGINKRSFAFNHFLIAGPAGDPAGIKDLSPEQALTKIYEAGIADPTKVKFISRGDNSGTHSKEKLIWKAAGLDYADVQKSGPWYVEAGKGMGPCLLMASEQGAYILADISTFLAYKGKVDVVPLVEKGELFLNVYDVIEINPDKIKTAKMLSTAKAFTNWLISDEVQDLIGNYGVAEYGRSLFNPLKGGGCTESGCPKLEDYTVPVE from the coding sequence ATGAGAACCCTATTAATCAATCCTATCCGTCGCTCATCAATTTCCTTCATCATCACCTGTCTACTTCTGGGCGTCATGCTTGCCGGTTGCGCACCAGCTGCAATACAGCCGGCGCCGGCCGACAACACGTCGTCCCAGAGTACAGCCACTCCCATCATTCCCGGTAAAGCGCGTTTCAAAATTGCCACGACCACCAGCCTTTATGACACCGGTCTATGGAATTACCTTGAGCCGATGTTTGAAAAGAAGGCCAATGTCGAGCTGGACATCGTCTATGCCGGCACAGGCATTGCTCTGGAGTATGCCAGACGTGGTGATGTGGATGCCGTTATCGTGCACGATCCCGCGGCTGAGGCTAAATTCATAGCCGAAGGATACGGGATCAACAAGCGATCGTTTGCCTTTAACCATTTCCTTATTGCCGGACCAGCAGGCGATCCAGCCGGTATCAAGGATCTATCCCCCGAGCAGGCACTAACGAAAATATACGAGGCCGGTATAGCTGATCCAACGAAGGTAAAATTCATATCCCGAGGGGACAACTCGGGGACGCATTCCAAGGAGAAGCTGATCTGGAAGGCGGCCGGGCTGGACTATGCGGATGTGCAGAAATCAGGGCCCTGGTACGTTGAAGCGGGCAAAGGCATGGGGCCCTGCCTGCTGATGGCCTCGGAACAGGGCGCCTACATCCTGGCCGATATATCCACTTTTCTCGCATACAAAGGCAAAGTGGACGTGGTACCCCTGGTCGAGAAAGGCGAGCTCTTTTTGAATGTCTATGATGTGATAGAGATCAATCCTGACAAGATAAAAACAGCCAAGATGCTTTCCACCGCTAAAGCCTTTACCAACTGGCTGATATCCGACGAGGTGCAGGATTTGATCGGCAACTACGGGGTGGCTGAATACGGCAGGTCGCTTTTTAATCCTCTCAAGGGCGGCGGATGCACCGAATCCGGATGTCCCAAACTGGAAGATTACACAGTACCGGTTGAATAA
- the moaC gene encoding cyclic pyranopterin monophosphate synthase MoaC, with translation MGKHDTRMIDVSSKKDTQRLATAVARISMSNDTLGKVKGQNTPKGDVLAVAQAAGIMAAKQTSSLIPLCHPLLITSISVDFSFPAKKGVIAIEATVRGRGKTGFEMEALTAVAVAALTIYDMCKMFDQGMIITDMRLIKKTGGKSGTYIASPLTGSSRH, from the coding sequence ATGGGCAAACATGACACCCGCATGATAGATGTATCAAGCAAAAAGGACACGCAGAGACTGGCGACTGCGGTGGCCCGCATCAGCATGAGCAATGATACTCTCGGGAAGGTAAAAGGGCAGAATACACCCAAGGGCGATGTCCTGGCAGTAGCGCAGGCAGCCGGCATCATGGCTGCCAAGCAGACATCCAGCCTCATCCCGCTGTGCCATCCCCTTCTCATTACCAGTATATCTGTTGATTTCAGTTTCCCTGCCAAAAAAGGCGTCATAGCTATCGAAGCTACGGTCAGAGGCCGGGGCAAAACGGGCTTCGAAATGGAAGCTCTCACAGCTGTAGCTGTTGCGGCGCTGACTATTTACGATATGTGCAAGATGTTCGATCAGGGCATGATTATCACAGATATGCGCCTTATCAAGAAAACGGGCGGCAAAAGCGGTACCTACATCGCCAGCCCATTGACAGGCTCATCTCGGCATTGA
- the mobB gene encoding molybdopterin-guanine dinucleotide biosynthesis protein B — translation MVPVIAIVGRSGVGKTVIMEKLIAEFKSRGYRVGAVKHSHQTIDLDAQGKDTWRYSEAGSDAVAISSPLRVTVFNKLDHEPALEETVRLLGDSYDIILAEGFKDTSTPKIEVCPSGKPGDLVCNASDLCAVIAKVKRAGEKPVFGRQEITRIADFIEHDVIADMAADMSVAVNGKNVPLKRFVKDIMASSILAMLGTLKRVGIIKTASIHIRRSG, via the coding sequence ATGGTGCCGGTTATAGCTATCGTTGGCAGGTCAGGAGTGGGCAAGACGGTTATCATGGAGAAACTCATTGCCGAATTCAAGTCACGAGGTTATCGCGTGGGCGCCGTCAAGCACAGCCACCAGACAATCGATCTCGATGCGCAGGGTAAGGACACCTGGCGCTATTCTGAGGCCGGCAGTGACGCCGTGGCGATCAGTTCACCTCTGCGGGTAACCGTCTTCAATAAGCTCGATCATGAACCTGCGCTGGAGGAAACCGTGCGTCTGCTCGGCGATAGCTACGACATCATCCTGGCGGAGGGATTTAAAGATACCAGTACGCCCAAGATCGAGGTCTGCCCATCAGGCAAACCAGGGGATCTGGTATGCAACGCATCCGACCTCTGTGCAGTAATAGCAAAAGTCAAGAGAGCCGGGGAAAAACCGGTGTTCGGCCGGCAGGAAATAACCAGGATCGCCGATTTTATCGAACATGATGTAATCGCCGACATGGCTGCCGATATGTCGGTGGCAGTGAACGGCAAAAACGTGCCGCTCAAACGGTTCGTAAAAGATATTATGGCCAGCTCCATACTGGCCATGCTGGGAACATTGAAAAGGGTTGGTATAATAAAGACGGCCTCAATTCATATAAGGAGGTCAGGGTAG
- a CDS encoding ABC transporter ATP-binding protein, with amino-acid sequence MAILETVDLEQRAGAAVLLNKVSLSVEKGEIFAVIGPTGAGKTTLLRLINLLDRPAAGDIYFDGQRITDPSYDTVKARRRMAMVFQKPAVFNSTVYENVAYPLKVRGAHGKNERSAVCQLLEIIGLGGYAGRKARTLSGGEAQRVALARAVVIKPDLLLLDEPTANLDPVNVRMIEELVMQFNLESGLTVIMSTHDMQQAQRVANRIGVLMNGKLVQVGKPGDIFYSPDSARIAGFVGIRNLFRGYIVRNEAGIVVVNINGRDIQAVSDLPAESAVEIYIRPEDVVLSTTVSTGSARNNLRCSIRSFSPNGPLCTVIVDCGFPLEVLVTDKSVVEMELSQGQEVYASFKASAVRVLPSMPR; translated from the coding sequence ATGGCCATTCTTGAGACTGTGGACCTGGAACAGCGCGCCGGCGCCGCCGTGCTCCTGAACAAGGTTAGCCTGTCAGTGGAGAAAGGGGAAATATTTGCCGTCATCGGTCCCACCGGCGCGGGCAAGACCACGTTATTAAGGCTGATCAATTTGCTGGACCGCCCGGCGGCCGGCGACATTTATTTTGATGGGCAGAGAATAACCGATCCATCCTACGATACTGTTAAGGCGCGCCGCCGTATGGCGATGGTCTTCCAGAAGCCGGCTGTTTTCAACAGCACGGTATATGAAAACGTGGCATATCCACTTAAAGTACGCGGGGCTCATGGGAAAAACGAAAGATCCGCCGTTTGCCAGCTGCTTGAAATCATTGGATTGGGCGGATATGCCGGGCGTAAAGCCAGGACCCTCTCGGGAGGCGAAGCGCAGCGCGTAGCGCTGGCGCGCGCCGTGGTGATAAAACCGGACCTGCTGCTGCTCGATGAGCCCACGGCCAATCTCGATCCTGTGAACGTAAGAATGATCGAAGAACTTGTAATGCAGTTCAACCTGGAAAGCGGGTTGACCGTAATTATGTCGACACATGATATGCAGCAGGCGCAGCGTGTAGCCAACAGGATAGGCGTCCTGATGAACGGTAAGCTCGTACAGGTGGGCAAGCCCGGCGATATCTTTTACTCTCCCGATAGTGCCAGGATCGCGGGCTTTGTGGGTATTCGCAACCTGTTTCGAGGCTACATTGTGCGGAACGAAGCTGGCATTGTTGTAGTAAACATCAATGGCCGGGATATCCAGGCTGTCTCGGACTTGCCGGCGGAGTCGGCCGTGGAAATCTACATCCGGCCTGAAGATGTAGTTCTGTCCACAACGGTCTCTACAGGCAGTGCGCGCAACAACCTGCGGTGCTCCATCAGGTCATTTTCCCCAAACGGTCCGCTATGCACTGTCATTGTGGATTGCGGATTCCCGCTTGAAGTGCTGGTAACGGATAAGTCCGTTGTTGAGATGGAATTGAGCCAGGGCCAGGAGGTGTATGCCTCGTTCAAGGCTTCCGCGGTCCGAGTGTTGCCGTCAATGCCGAGATGA
- a CDS encoding MogA/MoaB family molybdenum cofactor biosynthesis protein, producing the protein MYKAGVLTVSDQGSQGQRTDASGDYIVKTFRNMGMEVALYQIVADEEEIISSTLATWADSSNVDLIVTTGGTGISPRDVTPEATLSIIDKQLVGIVEMMRAIGYKKTPTAVLSRAVAGTRGRCLIINLPGNPKAVQEYLGLLLPLVPHAIETLQGRSGDHI; encoded by the coding sequence ATGTATAAAGCAGGGGTTCTCACCGTCAGCGACCAAGGCTCACAGGGCCAGCGCACTGATGCAAGCGGCGATTACATAGTTAAAACTTTCCGCAACATGGGGATGGAGGTCGCCCTTTATCAGATCGTGGCCGACGAGGAGGAAATCATATCCAGTACCCTTGCAACATGGGCTGACAGCAGCAATGTGGACCTGATTGTCACAACGGGCGGTACCGGCATAAGTCCACGGGACGTTACACCGGAGGCCACGCTGAGTATAATTGACAAGCAATTGGTCGGCATCGTGGAGATGATGAGGGCCATCGGCTATAAAAAAACCCCTACGGCCGTGCTCAGCCGCGCTGTGGCCGGCACGCGCGGCAGATGTCTAATCATCAACCTGCCGGGCAACCCTAAAGCCGTTCAGGAATACCTGGGTCTGCTGTTGCCCCTCGTGCCACATGCCATAGAGACGCTGCAGGGCAGATCGGGAGATCATATCTGA
- a CDS encoding ABC transporter permease yields MQEIWQALVQAVDLIVSLDNEVIQISLRSLYISGCSILIAALFCIPIGGLIHFHDFRGKRVVINIIQTFYSLPTVVVGLLVFLFISRSGPLGGLELMFTPTAVVIGQVILILPVLTGMTINALSGVDRAIRDTALSSGASNTQAMWAILFEARFAVVGALILGFGRAISEVGAALMLGGNIRGYTRILTTAISLETQRGDLVLALALGIILISIAMVVSITMNILLQRY; encoded by the coding sequence ATGCAGGAGATCTGGCAGGCCCTGGTCCAGGCGGTCGACCTTATCGTCAGCCTGGATAATGAGGTCATCCAGATCTCACTGCGTTCACTGTATATCTCTGGATGTTCCATACTGATCGCCGCGCTTTTTTGTATCCCCATCGGCGGCCTTATCCATTTCCATGATTTCAGGGGTAAGCGTGTTGTGATCAATATCATACAGACCTTTTACAGCCTTCCGACCGTTGTGGTGGGCCTGCTGGTGTTTCTTTTTATCTCGCGCTCGGGACCGCTGGGTGGCCTTGAACTGATGTTCACACCGACTGCCGTGGTGATCGGGCAGGTGATACTGATCCTGCCGGTGCTCACAGGTATGACGATCAATGCGTTGAGCGGTGTAGACAGGGCAATACGAGACACAGCGCTTTCCTCCGGCGCCAGCAATACTCAGGCCATGTGGGCGATTCTGTTTGAAGCCAGATTCGCCGTGGTGGGGGCGCTAATTCTGGGATTCGGGCGTGCCATCTCCGAGGTGGGCGCAGCGCTGATGCTGGGCGGCAATATCCGAGGTTATACACGGATTCTGACCACCGCCATCTCACTGGAAACACAGCGCGGCGACCTTGTGCTCGCTCTGGCGCTGGGCATTATCCTGATCAGTATTGCTATGGTGGTCAGCATTACCATGAACATCCTTCTGCAGAGGTACTGA